From the genome of Candidatus Latescibacter sp.:
TCGACCCGGTGGTTACCGTCACCGCCAACAGCATCGGCGGGGTATGCGGAAAGATGATTTCGCCGCAATCTCTCGCTGTGGCAACCGCCGCAGTCGGCCTTGTCGGGCATGAAGGCGATATTTTCCGCTTCACCATCAAACACTCCATTATTCTGACTACGGTTGTCGGTGTCATGACCTGTTTGCAGGCCTACGTTTTCACCTGGATCATACCGGTGTATCAAAAGGGTGCTGCGACTGCGGCAGTAAATACAGCAGCCGCCCAGCCTGTTTCGCAGGCATTGGGACTGACCTGTCTCGCGATAACGTTCGGCCTGATTCTTTCGATCGCGATTCTGTCGCGGGCTGTGGGGAAAGCAAGAGGCGCAAAGATTGAGTGAAACTGAGCGAAGATTCCTACTGTTTTTTAATCGGGGTTGACTGTTATGAGTTGAATCTTGGTAGGAGTGAACAATTTTGAACTGTCGGCCTCCTTGCCCCGAATGAATACAATCGTATTTAAACAAACAATCCCCCACCGGAATCCTGCCATTCGATACTCTCCATTCTTGTAATATGCTGTAATGTAATAATTATATAATTATATTATTATCAAGGTAAATATTTACAAAAATGTTATTGACATTATGTTAATTTATTTTATTATATACGAGTCATATCGTATAATCTTATATACATTGAATCCATATTGTTGATTATTAGTAATTTAGACAATAATTTGTTCTATTGTATCATGTCGCAAAATCAGTACCCGCAGTTTTTGAATTAGATACTAAGACCTCGCAGCCCAAAAAAACAAAATGAAAGGAGGGATGCTTATCGGCCTGTGTTCTGAATTCCTTATCGTTTCTTCCAGAACCATGAGCGCTCCATGATGGGTGACCTGGTTCGACAGGAAAATGGAGCTGACTGAACCCGTGTCCTCACTCAACTGAAGCCCTCCGCCTCATCGACATGAAAGAACTTCCACACAAGGAGGTAAGCCATGTTCCGCACTGTTTGTATCTCCGTCTTTATTATCCTCTGCATTGCTTTTTCCGCTGTTGTATATGCCCAGGAAACACAAGACCAGAAAGCGGTCAGAAGTGTTATCGAAAAAGAGCTGAAAGGGGCGCTCGAGGGCAAACCCGACCAGATGAAGTCATGCTATACGCCTGATTTCGTCGGGTTCAGCGCATATAATAGTGGTGACGTTTGCATGCACAAGATACATCTCGACGGCGTAACGCAATACTTCGATCCCGAGGATTGGGTGGTTTCCATCTCCACTCCCAAGGAACTCGATACGTATGCCGAGTACTTCAGAAATTATCCCGAAAAACTCGCGAAATCAGCCATCAAACGCGGCAACGAAGTCGCTACTGTCAAGGTCAAGGACAATTTCGCCATTGCGGTGACCCGCCATTGGGGAACCTGGCTGGACAAAACGACCAATGAGAATGTCAGGTTTGAAGGCCGAAGTGTCTGGATGCTGAAAAAAACCGGCGGGGAATGGAAGATTTTCAGCAATATCGGGCAGGTGTCATTAGGCATTATCACGACAAAAGCATTTCCGGAATAACTGTTGTCGACCAGTGAACGGTCATTGAGTAGAATCAACCACATTCAACGGAGGTTTGCCATGCGTACCATCAAACTCATCATCAGCGCGGCGCTCTTCGTCATCGCCGCGACCGCCTTGTTCTTTTTTGTTGCCGGATGCGGTCAGCAGGCGGGAAATGAAAAGTTGAAGGCAGCATACATTCAAGCATCCCAGGACGCATACAACAAAGGAGAAATGAATGCATTGGATACATTAGTAGCCGCTGATGTTGTCCGTCACAATCCTCCCGAGCCTGATATTAAAGGTCTCGATGCCTACAAAAAATCAATTGTAGAAATACGTCGCGTTTACCCTGACTTTCAACTCACTACCAATTCGATGATCATGGAAGGGAATACAAGCGCCTCAAGATGGACAGTAGAGGCTACCGAAACGTCCACCGGCAAACAGGTGAAAGTTACGGGTTGTGTTATGTATCAGTGGGTGAACGGTAAAGCGGTCGAATGCTGGCATCATGGGGATTATCTAGGCATGTTCCAGCAGCTCGGCTACAAGATGAGCCCCCCGATCACCGAGAACACCCTCGCCAGGGTGACCGTAGTCCGGGTGAAGCCCGAAAAAGTTGAAGAAACACTCAAAATTTACAGGGAAAGTGTGGTGCCGGCTGTAAAATCGTTGAAAGGAATGCGCGGGATTTATCTCCTGAGCGATTTTAAAACAGGTAAAATGCTTTCTATCGGTATCTGGGACAGTGAGGCGGATGTCATCTCCTACGAACAGAGCGGGGTCTCTCAAGCGCAGCTCGATAAGTTTAAAGGCCTCTTTACGGCGAAACCGATCAGAGAATTGTATACGCTGACCGTGCAGGAGTAAAAGGAATCGAAAGCGATTCCCTTTCTTTTTCCAGACTTTCTGACAGCCGGGGCTGCCCGATGCTCGTTTTGTTCGGGCAGCCCCGGCCTTATCCCTACAGGGAGGGTGCCATGAATCGGATAATTGTAATAATACTTACCGTGATCATGCTGCTTGCCGGGAGCTTCTTCGCCGAAGCGCAGAAATCTCAGCTCTATTACATTCACAACTATTCAGCCGATCCGGCAAAAACGGTCGAACTCGAAGCCTTTATCAAGGATTTCATGGCGACGCTCAAAAAGTATTCGTTTCCATTTCCAATTCAAGCATACAGCACGATGGATTTTCAGTACTACTTCTTCGCGCCGATCGAGAATTATGCGGACATCGATCGCATCAAGAAGACGCTTGGAGACATCGGCCAGAAAATGGGGGCCGATAATTTTCAGAAATTGATCGCGCGCAGGAACGCGGCGATACAGCATCATGAGTACTTTGTCATTCGTTACCTGCCCGAGCTCTCATGGACTCCCCCCAAACCGCGTTATAAGCCCGAAGAAGCGCTTTTCAGGCACTGGGTGTTCTGCTATCCCCGACTGGATAAGGAAAGTGAGATGCGCGCAATCTTCAGTAAATTCGTTGATCTCTATAAAAAGACAAATTCCCCCTTTCAAGAAGACGTATACACTGTGGAAATCGGCTCGGACTTGCCGCTCTTTATCGGCGAAGAACGGGGAAAGAATTTATTCGAGTTCTATTCTTCGCTGGAAGAAGGATTCAAAATTATAGGCGAAGAGGGAAGGAATCTCTGGTGGAAGGAGTCCATGACGTTACTCAGAAAAATCGAACGGAGGGACGGCACCTATCGGCCGGAACTGTCGTACATACCTGATAAATAACATCGAGGAAGAAGTTAACAATAAAACGGCGGGAGTAGCATCAACAACATTCATGGAGGTGTACCATGCGAAGCAACAAACTCATCTTCAGCGCGGCGCTTTTAGTCATCGCTACAACCTTCTTATTCATTTGTGTGGCCGGGTGCGGTTCGCAGAAAGTAGGAAATGAGAAGTTTAAGGCGGCATACATTCGTGCTTGTGAGGACGCATACAACAAAGGAGAAGTGAACGCATTGGACATAGTCTTAGCCGCCGATTTTGTCCGGCACAACCCTCCCAATCCTGATATTAATGGTCTAGAGGCCAACAAACAACATATTGTAGAACTCCGTCGCGTTTACCCTGACATGAAACTCACAATCAATTCAATGATCACGGAAGGGAATACAAGCGCCGAGAAATGGACATTCCAGTTCACCGATATGTCCACTGGAAAACAAGTGAAAGTTTCGGGTTGTGAAATGTTTCAGTGGGTAAACGGTAAAGTTGTCGAAACCTGGGATTATGTTGACTGGCTGGGACTGAGGCAGCAGCTCGGCTACAAAATGAGTCCCCCTATCACTAAAACCACATTCGCCCGAGTGACCGTCACCCAGATGAAGCCCGCGAAAATGGCGGAATCGGTCAAGATTTACGAGGAAAGCGTGGTGCCGGAGGCTAAAAAGCAGAAAGGCTTTCGCGGTATCATGCTCCTGAGCGATCTCAAGACCGGAAAAGGGCTTTCCATCGCCGTTTGGGACAGCGAAGCGGACGCAGTCGCCAACGAGCAGAGCGGGTACTACAAAGCGCAGGTCGACAAGTTCAAGGACCTTTTGACTGCAAAGCCGATCAGGGAGGGGTATGTGGTGACCGTACAGGAATGAAAGAAAGCGGATAAGCCCAACAGGTGGTTTTCACTACATAGTTCAAGTGGGGGTGCCTGCATCTGTATTTCCGGTGCAGGCGCCTCATTACCCCGGCGGAACCGCAATATCAATTATAAGCTTGTCCTTATGGAGAAGAAGATGTGACTACTGAAAACCGCTTAGCCAGAAAGTCGCCACCGTCAACCGAAAGAGAGGCTGCAATGTGTGAGTTTTGTACAAAACATGGCGAGGGAAAAAAATGGTACCTTCAGATGAAGAATTATTCAAAGGAATTACTTCATGAGGAACTGTCTTCACCTCAAAAGGACATGGTAAGGGCGCCTTCGCGTGGAGTGTGGATGAATCGCTTTTTCGATAATTTCGTAATGCCCGCCATCACCGGAGTACCGAAGCCAATAGAAGAAATATTGGGGGCACTCCATCCATCAACGGAACTTCTTGCGGAAAAACAAGGCGCAGATGAGATTATCGAAGGAAGGAAAGTTTTCCATTTCGGCCAGGTGCTGCCGATCGAGGATGTGGAAGAAGTAATCGATATGGTGGGCTCAATCACGAGAATGCCCTGCGGATGCAGGTTTCTATCGACAGGGAAAACTGATAAAAGATACTGTTTCGGTTTGGGTCTAGACAAATGGGGTATACTGGGTACATTCCCGGATGCATCTGCGTCACTCGAGGTGCTTGAAAAAAAAGAGGCGAAAAAAATCTTTCGTAAATACGACAAAGAAGGGCTTATACACAGTATCTGGACAGGAGTAACCCCTTATGTCATCGGCTTGTGTAATTGCGACCGTGATTGCATGGCATACAAAGGGTATATTGAGCTGAACGGTCTCCCCATTTTTTTCCGGGCGGAATACATCTGCAAGATTGATTGGAATCTCTGTACCGGATGTAAATCATGTATGAAGCAATGCCAGTTCGGCGCTGAATTCTATTCGTCCGCCCTTTCCAAAGTCTATATCGATCCAGGCCGGTGTTTCGGATGCGGCGTATGCAGGGCGGCATGCCCGAAAGATGCCATTACCCTGATACCGAGGCAAAAAGAGCCGAAGGCAGCCAATATCTGGCTGAAGAGCGATTCTGTATAATTTGGTCGGGGTGGACAGATTTGAACTGTCGGCTTCCTGCTCCCGAAGCAGGCGCGCTAGCCGGGCTGCGCTACACCCCGAACGGTCAAAATAACAGTTTCACTAAAACGAAACCGAGAACTAATATAACAACAAATGCGATGGAAATCATATCAAAATATTTGTCGATGAATTTTTTTATCGGCGGCCCGAACTTCCGGATGAGGGCCGCCACGATAAAGAACCGCGCCCCCCGTGAGAAGAAAGAAACGAGCACGAATTCCGGAAAGTTCATGCCGAACACTCCCGAAGCGATGGTGAAAACCTTGTAGGGTATCGGGGTGAAACCGGCAATGGCAACAATCCAGATATCGTATTTATCGTATAAGTCTTTTATCATTCCGAATTTGTCGAGGAAACCGTAAAATTCCAGAATTCGTATGCCGATCACATCATAAAACGCCATCCCGATGAAATATCCGAACATTCCGCCCATGACCGAACCGAAAGTACAGGCCAGGGCAAACCGGAAAGCTTTGGTAGGCGCACCGAAAGCCAGGGCAATAAGGAGAACATCAGGCGGAATCGGGAAAACCGATGATTCGATAAATGCAATAAAAAAAAGAGCGGGTAATCCATATTTCGTTTCGCTCCAGTGCAAAACCCAGTCATACAGATTTCGCAGGATATTTTTTTTAAACATCACCCCATCCTAATTCGCCAACCAGCGGAACAAAGGTACATCCGGCCGCAAACCGCTTTTCAATGGTCTTTTCATATTTTGTTATGATGAGAAGCTGCTGGGTGGATTTATTACCTACCGGAATAACTATCCTGCCACTGGAAGCAAGCTGCTCCAGCAGCACATCAGGCACAGCCGGAGCTCCGGCGGTCACTATGATACGGTCAAACGACGATTGCTCCTTCCAGCCGAGACTTCCGTCGCCCACCTTGAAGAAAACGTTTTTAAATCCGAGATTTCGAATAACTTCAGCCGCCCGCCCGGAAAGCTCAGGTATTCTCTCAACAGTATAGACCGTACACCCCATAACTGCAAGGATTGCCGCCTGATAGCCCGAACCTGTCCCGATTTCCAGAACGCGCTCTTTGCCGGTCAGATCAAGCTCGCTGGTCATGAGCGCGACGATGTAGGGCTGGGAAATGGTCTGATCGTATCCGATGGGAAGGGGGTGATCGCTGTATGCCCTGGGCAGAAACGCCTGGTCGACAAAAAGATGCCGGGGAATAACACGCATGGCTTTGAGCACTCCCTCATCCGTAATTCCCCGCTGTATCACTTGTTCTTTGACCATACGGGTTCTGGCAATCTCATAATCTGCCGTGCCGGAAGAATCTCTATTCAAAGCTCCAGGACTCCATTTCCTTGATAACGTGGGGAGCGGTCATATCCAGATGCAGGGGAGTAACGGAAACATTTCCACGGCTTATGGCGGCGAAATCCGATTTTCCGGTTCCCTTCCATGCCTCCATCTGCCCGCCGATCCAATAGTATGGCCTGCCGCGGGGGTCGAGCTTGCGCGTTATCACATCCCTATACGAACGCGTGCCGAGGCAGGTGATTTCGAATTGTTTCCCTGTCCATTCCGGAGGAATGTTCACATTGAGAAAAACTCCCCCGGGGAGTGATTTCTCCATCACCGTACCAGCCACTTTGAGAGCAATCTCTGCGGCCAAAGAGATATCGGTCCGGTCCGGCTCCACCATTGAAACTGCAATCGCCGGCACTCCCAGGATGGTGGCCTCGGCAGCTCCTGCCACGGTTCCGGAATATATGACATCATCGCCCAGGTTGGCGCCGCTGTTTATCCCGGAAATCACCAGGTCGGGACGGCGGTCCAAAAGACCCCGAAGAGCCAACATAACACAGTCCGTGGGTGTCCCGTCAACCGACATCATACCTTCGCTTATCTCTTCAACACGAAGAGGCCGTGTCAAGGTCAGCGCATGACTCTGAGCGCTCTGCTCACGGTCAGGGGCGACAGAAACACAATCCCAGACCCTGGCGACCGTTTCACGGAGAATCTGAATTCCGGGCGCGGTTATACCGTCATCGTTGGTTAAAAGAATAAATTTTCTCACTGCGTGAGTTCCTTATAAACCAAAAGAGCAGATAAACGAGATCTGCTCTACAGGGGATATAGTGTTTGGTCGGGGTGACTGGATTTGAACCAGCGACACCCAGGCCCCCATCCTGGTGCGCTACCGGACTGCGCTACACCCCGACCTTTTCAGCTTCGAAACACAATGGTGGGCAATGAGCGATTCGAACGCTCGGCCTTTAGCTCCGGAGGCTAACGCTCTATCCATCTGAGCTAATTGCCCTTATAACAAGAAAGACAAGGATACTACTGTGTATTATTTGCCTTTTTTCTTGTGTCTATCTTTTCTCAAACGTTTTTTCCTTTTATGAGTTGCAATTTTATGGCGTTTCCGTTTTCTACCACAAGGCACAGCAGTCTCCTTTCTTTACTCGGTATCTAACATATTATTTATAGTATTTCCTTTTTCATTTCACGGGATGGTTTGAATACCGGCATCCGGCGCGCCGGAATTTTAACTTCAGCGCCCGTACGGGGATTTCTCGCTGTTCTGGGAGCGCGGCTGATGATATAAAAAGTTCCAAATCCTCTGATTTCAAGGGGATCGTCTTTTTTAAGGGAATATTTTACCGAATCCAGAAAACCCTCGACTACTGCCCGCACATCAGTCTTGGTTAATCCGGTCTGAGAAGCTACTCTTGCAATGACGTCTGCCTTGGTCATTCCGCACTCCTTTCTGGCTTTTCTCAGCGGGAATCTTGAAATCTCTTATTTTCCTGCCGACTTTTTGTAAAAGAACTTATGCAATAACCGGAGCAATATCATCATGGGAGTATCATTACCATGATCGTTATTGCATCATGAGATAAGAAACGTGTGGTAAACTTAATTCCATACTTTTAAATAGTATTTTGGACATCCCTTTCGTTATTATATCCCAGAACAGCTCTTTATCTTCTTTTACCACCGGAGGATTTGCCCCGATTCCGGTAATCCGTCCAGCCATATCAATTGCATCCTGGTAGGTTCCCAGTTTATCAATGAAACCCAGGTTTTTTGCCTGCCTGCCGGTAAAAATCCGGCCGTCGGCATACTTCTTTACCGTTTCAACATCCATACGGCGGCCTTTGGAAACCGCCTGTACAAACTGGTCATAAGTATCCATGATTACGCCGGAAATCAGCTCTTTTTCTTCTTCGCTCATAGGCCGGGAAATAGAACCTATATCTTTGTACTTTCCGGATTTTACTACTGTAATATCAATTCCAAGTTTTTTTAACAGATTGGAAAATTCCACAAAATCGGCGATGACTCCTATGCTTCCTGTAATAGTTCCCGGATTGGCCATGATCGAATCGCAGGCTGAGGCTATGTAGTACCCGCCGCTGGCTGCTACAGTCCCCATCGAGCCGATGATTTTCTTTCCCTTCTGCCGGGCTTTGAGCACCGTATCGTAAATTTCCTGAGTGGGAGCTACTCCTCCGCCGGGAGTATTCAACCGTAATACAATAGCCGGTATGTTATCGTTACGGATATACCTTTCCAGTCTCTCCACAACCGAGGAGGGACTTATGATCACGCCGGTAATTTCGATTATCGCCACACTTTTTTTGGATACATGTATATCCTGCAAGGTCATGGCAGAAATCAGCGCCATGACAAACAGGAAAATAACCAAAAGCGCGCCGAGCAGCGAGATACCGATTATTATATCACGTCGGTTTACCATAGGATCATTGCCCCACAAAATTTTAGACTAAAAATATATATTTCGGATCAGGGAAAGTCAATAAAAATAACTTCCCTTGCTATCCCTCATTTTAACTATTATCCACGATTAGTTCCTTGGCACAAAAAAAATATCTGAACCATGATTCGAATGATTCCATGATTGACCTGATTTGTTGTGATTCATCAAGACAATCCTTGAATCTTTATCATGGTTCAGACTTCTTTTCATCATTCATACTTTTATGTATTTAATCAACAGGGGAAAAAGTGTCTTTCCCGGATCCGCACACAGGACATACCCATGCATCAGGAATATTCTCAAACTCAGTTCCTGCCGGTACTCCATTTTCTTCATCACCCACCGCCGGATCATATATATAACCGCATACCTCACATAGGTATTTCTTCATACAGCTCCTCCCGTCATGCTTTCCATAAACCGTGGATGTTGCACAATTCCCGGGCGGTGATTTGATCTGCCGCAACGCAGAATTCGGCCTCGGGGGGCTGGCCTGGCATAAGGAACTGACGGTAGGATTTTCCATCCGCGATAAGTTCAATCCATTCGATATAGTGCTTCTCTTCCATCGGATGGGGGATGCTCCCGATCTTAATCTTATACCCAATCCCGGTTTTTTCGATAACGGGGACGTGTTTCTCACGGGAAGCATCGGTTGTGTTTTCGACAAGAAGCGTCATCGGCTGTCCGCAGCACACCATGTCGCCCCCTCCGTCATGGAGCACCTCCACTATATTCCCGCAACCCACACATTTATAAATACCCATTTTTGCCGCCATGGTAAAATCCTTCCTCAATCTGAATTAAAGGTTATGAGTTTAATCCCCTGCAGAATAGGTGCACAGACTTGTTACCAGTTTTCTCCGAGCAACTCGAAATGCGCCTGCACGTGCAGACAGGCAGGACATAATGCCAGCGCCTCTATTCCTTCATAGAGATAGCCGCAGTTACGGCAGCGCCAGACTACCGGCCGATCCTTTTTGAAAACCCTGCCGTTTTTTACATTATCGGCAAGATCAAGATACCGTTTTTCATGCTGCTTCTCCGCCACCGCTATCGACTCAAAAGCAAAAGCGGCTTCATCGTATCCTTCATCACGGGCGGTTTTGGCAAAACCCGGGTACATCTCGGTATGCTCGTAATGTTCGCCGGCGGCAGCCGCTTTAAGATTTTCCAGGGTATTCCCTATCACCCCGGCGGGAAAAGATGCCTGAACTTCCGCTGTTCCGCCCTGGAGCAGTTTGAACA
Proteins encoded in this window:
- a CDS encoding nuclear transport factor 2 family protein translates to MFRTVCISVFIILCIAFSAVVYAQETQDQKAVRSVIEKELKGALEGKPDQMKSCYTPDFVGFSAYNSGDVCMHKIHLDGVTQYFDPEDWVVSISTPKELDTYAEYFRNYPEKLAKSAIKRGNEVATVKVKDNFAIAVTRHWGTWLDKTTNENVRFEGRSVWMLKKTGGEWKIFSNIGQVSLGIITTKAFPE
- a CDS encoding ester cyclase, encoding MRTIKLIISAALFVIAATALFFFVAGCGQQAGNEKLKAAYIQASQDAYNKGEMNALDTLVAADVVRHNPPEPDIKGLDAYKKSIVEIRRVYPDFQLTTNSMIMEGNTSASRWTVEATETSTGKQVKVTGCVMYQWVNGKAVECWHHGDYLGMFQQLGYKMSPPITENTLARVTVVRVKPEKVEETLKIYRESVVPAVKSLKGMRGIYLLSDFKTGKMLSIGIWDSEADVISYEQSGVSQAQLDKFKGLFTAKPIRELYTLTVQE
- a CDS encoding ester cyclase codes for the protein MRSNKLIFSAALLVIATTFLFICVAGCGSQKVGNEKFKAAYIRACEDAYNKGEVNALDIVLAADFVRHNPPNPDINGLEANKQHIVELRRVYPDMKLTINSMITEGNTSAEKWTFQFTDMSTGKQVKVSGCEMFQWVNGKVVETWDYVDWLGLRQQLGYKMSPPITKTTFARVTVTQMKPAKMAESVKIYEESVVPEAKKQKGFRGIMLLSDLKTGKGLSIAVWDSEADAVANEQSGYYKAQVDKFKDLLTAKPIREGYVVTVQE
- a CDS encoding 4Fe-4S binding protein, with the translated sequence MCEFCTKHGEGKKWYLQMKNYSKELLHEELSSPQKDMVRAPSRGVWMNRFFDNFVMPAITGVPKPIEEILGALHPSTELLAEKQGADEIIEGRKVFHFGQVLPIEDVEEVIDMVGSITRMPCGCRFLSTGKTDKRYCFGLGLDKWGILGTFPDASASLEVLEKKEAKKIFRKYDKEGLIHSIWTGVTPYVIGLCNCDRDCMAYKGYIELNGLPIFFRAEYICKIDWNLCTGCKSCMKQCQFGAEFYSSALSKVYIDPGRCFGCGVCRAACPKDAITLIPRQKEPKAANIWLKSDSV
- a CDS encoding YqaA family protein, with product MFKKNILRNLYDWVLHWSETKYGLPALFFIAFIESSVFPIPPDVLLIALAFGAPTKAFRFALACTFGSVMGGMFGYFIGMAFYDVIGIRILEFYGFLDKFGMIKDLYDKYDIWIVAIAGFTPIPYKVFTIASGVFGMNFPEFVLVSFFSRGARFFIVAALIRKFGPPIKKFIDKYFDMISIAFVVILVLGFVLVKLLF
- a CDS encoding protein-L-isoaspartate(D-aspartate) O-methyltransferase, with product MVKEQVIQRGITDEGVLKAMRVIPRHLFVDQAFLPRAYSDHPLPIGYDQTISQPYIVALMTSELDLTGKERVLEIGTGSGYQAAILAVMGCTVYTVERIPELSGRAAEVIRNLGFKNVFFKVGDGSLGWKEQSSFDRIIVTAGAPAVPDVLLEQLASSGRIVIPVGNKSTQQLLIITKYEKTIEKRFAAGCTFVPLVGELGWGDV
- the surE gene encoding 5'/3'-nucleotidase SurE, with product MRKFILLTNDDGITAPGIQILRETVARVWDCVSVAPDREQSAQSHALTLTRPLRVEEISEGMMSVDGTPTDCVMLALRGLLDRRPDLVISGINSGANLGDDVIYSGTVAGAAEATILGVPAIAVSMVEPDRTDISLAAEIALKVAGTVMEKSLPGGVFLNVNIPPEWTGKQFEITCLGTRSYRDVITRKLDPRGRPYYWIGGQMEAWKGTGKSDFAAISRGNVSVTPLHLDMTAPHVIKEMESWSFE
- a CDS encoding HU family DNA-binding protein, whose amino-acid sequence is MTKADVIARVASQTGLTKTDVRAVVEGFLDSVKYSLKKDDPLEIRGFGTFYIISRAPRTARNPRTGAEVKIPARRMPVFKPSREMKKEIL
- the sppA gene encoding signal peptide peptidase SppA, which produces MVNRRDIIIGISLLGALLVIFLFVMALISAMTLQDIHVSKKSVAIIEITGVIISPSSVVERLERYIRNDNIPAIVLRLNTPGGGVAPTQEIYDTVLKARQKGKKIIGSMGTVAASGGYYIASACDSIMANPGTITGSIGVIADFVEFSNLLKKLGIDITVVKSGKYKDIGSISRPMSEEEKELISGVIMDTYDQFVQAVSKGRRMDVETVKKYADGRIFTGRQAKNLGFIDKLGTYQDAIDMAGRITGIGANPPVVKEDKELFWDIITKGMSKILFKSMELSLPHVSYLMMQ
- a CDS encoding rubredoxin, with product MKKYLCEVCGYIYDPAVGDEENGVPAGTEFENIPDAWVCPVCGSGKDTFSPVD
- a CDS encoding desulfoferrodoxin; amino-acid sequence: MAAKMGIYKCVGCGNIVEVLHDGGGDMVCCGQPMTLLVENTTDASREKHVPVIEKTGIGYKIKIGSIPHPMEEKHYIEWIELIADGKSYRQFLMPGQPPEAEFCVAADQITARELCNIHGLWKA
- a CDS encoding rubrerythrin family protein, producing the protein MKDLKGSKTEKNIITAFAGESQARNRYTYASSQARKEGFVQIADIFEETANQEREHAKRLFKLLQGGTAEVQASFPAGVIGNTLENLKAAAAGEHYEHTEMYPGFAKTARDEGYDEAAFAFESIAVAEKQHEKRYLDLADNVKNGRVFKKDRPVVWRCRNCGYLYEGIEALALCPACLHVQAHFELLGENW